The Niallia alba genome includes a window with the following:
- the rsmD gene encoding 16S rRNA (guanine(966)-N(2))-methyltransferase RsmD has protein sequence MRVVSGKNKGIPLKAVPGNSTRPTTDKVKEAIFNMIGPYFQGGEGLDLFAGSGGLGIEALSRGLDLVIFVDRDGKAIHTIKENLSICKLDSRAEVYRNDADRALKALQKREKRFDYIFLDPPYKKQQLEKMLTFIDEAGLLKEEGVIVCEHGSEISLPEAVSRFQQVKHEKYGIIAVSIYSLQIGTED, from the coding sequence ATGAGAGTTGTCTCCGGAAAGAATAAGGGGATTCCATTAAAAGCAGTGCCTGGTAACTCAACTAGACCAACTACAGATAAAGTGAAAGAGGCTATTTTTAATATGATAGGTCCATATTTTCAAGGAGGAGAAGGCCTTGATTTATTTGCTGGGAGTGGTGGACTAGGTATTGAAGCTTTAAGTAGAGGGCTGGATCTTGTTATTTTTGTAGACAGAGATGGAAAAGCGATACATACTATTAAAGAAAATCTTTCTATATGCAAATTAGATAGCCGAGCTGAGGTATATCGCAATGATGCGGATCGTGCTTTGAAAGCATTACAGAAAAGAGAAAAAAGATTCGATTATATTTTTTTAGATCCGCCATATAAAAAACAGCAATTAGAAAAAATGCTAACATTTATTGATGAAGCTGGTCTCTTAAAGGAAGAAGGAGTTATCGTTTGTGAACACGGTTCAGAAATTTCTTTACCTGAGGCAGTAAGCAGATTTCAACAAGTGAAACATGAAAAATACGGAATAATTGCGGTTTCTATTTATTCCTTACAAATTGGTACGGAGGACTAA
- the coaD gene encoding pantetheine-phosphate adenylyltransferase, translating to MASIAVCPGSFDPITYGHIDIIKRSAKVFDHVYICVLNNSAKKPFFSVEERLELIREVTKDIQNVSVSSYEGLLIDYAKSVNANAIIRGLRAVSDFEYEMQITSMNRVLSDDIETFFIMTNNQYSFLSSSIVKEVSKYDGDISELVPKIVHDALRAKFHQNRK from the coding sequence ATGGCTAGTATAGCAGTTTGCCCAGGTAGTTTTGATCCGATAACCTATGGTCATATTGATATTATTAAACGATCAGCAAAGGTATTTGATCATGTATACATATGTGTATTGAATAATTCTGCCAAAAAACCTTTTTTCTCGGTAGAAGAAAGATTAGAGTTAATTAGAGAAGTAACAAAAGATATTCAGAACGTTTCTGTATCTTCTTATGAGGGACTTCTGATCGATTATGCAAAAAGTGTGAATGCGAATGCAATCATTAGAGGATTAAGAGCAGTATCAGATTTTGAATATGAAATGCAAATTACATCAATGAACCGTGTCTTATCAGATGATATTGAGACTTTCTTTATTATGACCAATAACCAGTATTCTTTCTTAAGTTCAAGTATAGTGAAAGAAGTGAGCAAGTATGATGGGGATATTTCTGAACTAGTTCCAAAGATTGTTCATGATGCACTAAGAGCGAAGTTTCATCAGAATCGTAAATAA
- the ylbJ gene encoding sporulation integral membrane protein YlbJ, with amino-acid sequence MLRSKLKTIVLALSASLLALALISFPGVAVDASKNGLNTWWTIVFPSLLPFLILSEILIGFGVVRFIGVLLEPIMRPLFKVPGVGGFVWAMGMVSGFPTGAKLTARMREEKQLTRTEAERLVSFSNASNPMFIIGAVSASFFHSPKLGLLLAFSHYLANFTVGLFMRFHGKDTERNKLEPRERASLKRALRELHHTRLKDKRPLGKLMGDAVTSSIQSLLMIGGFIILFSVINRLLFHLHITSFFANLLESVFHFFTFSADLTIPFIAGIFEITLGSKLTSDVETSTLMHQAVITSCILGFSGLSVQAQVASILAQTDIRFKPFFIARIMQAIFSGIYTFIAWDFFNKTFLAKDTPTIVIPGVTKEGDFFQQIFENISAWGPIVTIISLMIYCFILIKRLIPRREI; translated from the coding sequence TTGTTACGCTCAAAATTGAAGACAATCGTACTCGCTTTATCTGCATCACTTTTAGCTCTTGCCCTGATTTCCTTTCCAGGGGTGGCGGTAGATGCTTCCAAAAACGGACTTAACACTTGGTGGACGATTGTTTTTCCTTCACTTCTTCCTTTCCTTATACTATCTGAAATATTAATAGGCTTTGGTGTTGTTCGTTTTATCGGTGTTTTGTTAGAACCCATTATGCGCCCTCTCTTTAAAGTCCCTGGAGTAGGCGGTTTCGTATGGGCAATGGGGATGGTATCCGGCTTTCCAACTGGAGCAAAATTAACAGCAAGAATGCGTGAGGAAAAACAGTTAACTAGAACGGAAGCAGAAAGACTAGTTTCTTTCTCTAATGCTTCTAATCCAATGTTTATTATCGGCGCTGTTTCAGCCTCTTTTTTCCATAGCCCAAAACTCGGATTACTATTGGCTTTCTCTCATTACTTAGCCAATTTTACAGTTGGGCTATTTATGAGATTCCACGGCAAGGATACAGAAAGAAATAAGTTAGAACCAAGAGAAAGAGCCTCTTTGAAAAGAGCCTTACGAGAACTGCATCATACTCGTTTAAAAGACAAGCGTCCACTTGGTAAGCTAATGGGAGATGCTGTAACCTCCTCTATTCAATCTTTATTAATGATCGGTGGCTTTATCATACTTTTTTCCGTTATTAATCGTTTACTATTCCACTTACATATTACTTCCTTTTTTGCAAACCTGTTAGAATCAGTTTTTCATTTCTTTACATTTTCGGCTGATCTAACCATTCCTTTTATCGCTGGCATTTTTGAGATTACATTAGGAAGTAAATTAACGAGTGATGTAGAGACATCCACACTCATGCATCAAGCTGTTATAACTAGCTGTATTCTTGGATTTAGCGGATTAAGCGTACAAGCACAGGTCGCAAGTATTCTTGCCCAGACAGACATTCGCTTTAAACCATTTTTTATAGCAAGAATTATGCAAGCAATTTTCTCTGGAATCTATACGTTTATCGCTTGGGACTTCTTTAACAAAACTTTCTTGGCAAAAGACACTCCGACAATAGTAATTCCCGGAGTAACCAAGGAAGGAGATTTCTTTCAACAAATATTTGAAAATATAAGTGCATGGGGACCAATTGTAACCATTATTTCCTTAATGATATATTGTTTTATTTTAATAAAAAGATTAATTCCAAGGAGAGAAATATAA
- a CDS encoding patatin-like phospholipase family protein: MERPKIGLALGSGGARGFAHIGVIKILREENIPIDYIAGSSIGAIIGCLYAAGSDIQRLYTLSKFFKRKYYLDFTVPKMGFIAGKRVKELIHLFTYGKNLEDLDIPVAVVAADLLTGEKVVFKKGAIADAVRASISIPGIFVPEKMNGRLLVDGGVIDRVPVSVLKEMGADIIIAVDVAKVNVNTEISNIYDVIMRSLDIMQMELVESREFASDVMIKPPVEMFNSKAFTDLEKIIEIGEEETKKYIKVIKKEIKKRKANEKK, translated from the coding sequence ATGGAACGCCCGAAAATTGGATTAGCGCTAGGTTCAGGGGGAGCAAGGGGATTTGCTCATATTGGGGTGATAAAAATATTGAGAGAAGAGAATATTCCAATAGATTATATAGCTGGCAGCAGCATAGGGGCGATTATTGGCTGCCTATATGCTGCTGGTTCTGATATACAGCGGTTATATACGTTATCAAAGTTCTTTAAAAGGAAATATTACTTGGATTTTACTGTTCCCAAAATGGGCTTTATTGCTGGGAAGAGGGTGAAGGAATTAATTCATTTATTCACCTATGGAAAGAATCTTGAAGATTTGGATATCCCTGTTGCTGTTGTGGCAGCCGATTTATTAACAGGAGAAAAGGTTGTATTTAAGAAAGGGGCAATAGCTGATGCCGTTCGTGCCAGTATTTCTATTCCGGGTATATTTGTTCCAGAAAAAATGAATGGGAGATTGCTAGTAGATGGGGGAGTAATCGATCGCGTACCTGTTTCGGTTTTAAAGGAAATGGGAGCAGATATCATTATTGCAGTAGATGTAGCTAAAGTAAATGTAAATACAGAAATTTCGAATATTTATGATGTGATTATGCGTTCATTAGATATCATGCAAATGGAATTAGTCGAATCAAGAGAATTTGCTAGTGATGTAATGATCAAGCCGCCTGTTGAAATGTTTAATAGCAAAGCATTTACTGATTTAGAAAAAATCATTGAGATAGGAGAAGAAGAAACGAAGAAATATATAAAAGTGATTAAAAAAGAAATTAAGAAAAGAAAAGCTAATGAGAAGAAGTAA
- a CDS encoding nucleotidyltransferase: protein MKAVGVVVEYNPFHNGHLYHIQKAKELTQAEIVIAVMSGPFLQRGEPALISKWSRAEMALENGIDLIVELPYPFATQHAAVFASGAVEILHSLGCDYLCFGSESGNINEFDSIFNLLAEKKDEEDRLVKEYMKQGMSYPKAKSCAIQELTSVNKTQGLNLHMPNNILGYEYYKSVRSNAYPMQVCTVARIKADYHDKKFTSDTIASATSIREELLQTAGSLTTIEPFLPSSSYQALQQYKETYLTYHTWENYWSYLKFRLLQTTAEELSTIYEIEEGIEYRFLKYVKEASSFQDFIRLLKTKRYTWTRLQRICVHILTNTKKEEMQTYSKPAYIRLLGTTANGRLYLKEKKKQFLLPIISKLSSFEKEKIVLDVRASQIYALGVPVAAQQKLLEMDYSKPPIMK from the coding sequence ATGAAGGCAGTTGGTGTTGTTGTAGAATATAATCCATTTCATAATGGTCATTTGTATCATATCCAAAAAGCGAAAGAATTAACACAAGCAGAGATTGTAATAGCTGTTATGAGTGGTCCTTTTCTCCAGCGTGGGGAACCTGCACTTATTTCCAAATGGTCTCGAGCAGAAATGGCGCTGGAAAACGGAATAGATCTTATTGTGGAGCTTCCTTATCCTTTTGCCACACAGCATGCAGCCGTATTTGCTTCTGGAGCAGTAGAAATTCTCCACAGCTTAGGCTGTGACTACTTATGCTTCGGAAGTGAATCAGGAAACATAAACGAATTTGATTCTATTTTTAACCTGTTGGCGGAAAAAAAGGATGAAGAAGATAGACTTGTAAAAGAGTATATGAAACAAGGCATGAGTTATCCAAAAGCAAAATCATGCGCTATCCAGGAATTAACAAGTGTAAATAAAACACAAGGACTCAATCTTCATATGCCTAATAACATACTGGGATATGAGTACTACAAGTCAGTTCGTTCAAATGCTTATCCAATGCAAGTTTGCACGGTTGCTCGTATTAAAGCTGATTACCATGATAAAAAATTCACTTCTGATACGATAGCAAGCGCTACAAGTATAAGAGAAGAATTGTTACAGACAGCAGGATCATTAACAACGATTGAACCCTTCCTTCCTTCTAGTAGTTATCAAGCGCTACAACAGTATAAAGAAACGTATCTTACTTATCATACATGGGAGAATTACTGGAGCTATTTAAAATTCCGGCTGTTGCAAACAACAGCAGAAGAACTTTCCACCATTTATGAAATAGAAGAAGGAATAGAATACCGCTTTCTTAAATATGTGAAAGAAGCATCATCATTTCAGGACTTTATCCGCTTACTAAAAACGAAAAGGTATACTTGGACAAGACTGCAAAGAATTTGTGTACATATTCTAACAAATACTAAAAAAGAAGAAATGCAAACTTACTCCAAGCCAGCATATATTCGCTTACTCGGAACAACAGCAAATGGTCGTTTGTATTTAAAGGAAAAAAAGAAGCAATTTCTTCTTCCTATCATTAGTAAGCTTTCTTCTTTTGAAAAAGAGAAAATAGTATTGGACGTACGAGCCTCCCAAATTTATGCATTAGGTGTGCCGGTTGCTGCTCAGCAAAAGTTGCTAGAGATGGATTATTCCAAGCCTCCTATTATGAAGTAA
- a CDS encoding YceD family protein yields the protein MKWTLSQLQKFRSKGLPIDETINMDVIKETDPTIRKVSPIHITGRTDIDSTKVTFHLNIKGSLVLPCSRTLVDVDYPINVETTETFLLKVSEYETDEEEVHQVKGDVIDLEPIIAEILLLEVPMQVFCEDTKEEGAPQSGNDWEVIQEQDLQDKKVDPRLAGLAKFFENE from the coding sequence ATGAAATGGACGTTAAGCCAGTTACAAAAATTTCGAAGTAAGGGATTGCCAATTGATGAAACAATAAATATGGATGTGATTAAAGAAACAGATCCAACCATAAGAAAAGTATCTCCTATTCATATAACAGGACGTACAGATATTGATTCAACGAAAGTGACTTTTCATTTAAATATAAAAGGATCTCTCGTGCTACCTTGCTCTCGTACTTTAGTAGACGTGGATTATCCAATTAATGTTGAAACAACAGAAACCTTCCTATTAAAAGTTTCAGAATATGAAACAGACGAAGAGGAAGTTCATCAAGTAAAAGGGGATGTAATTGACTTAGAGCCAATTATTGCTGAAATTCTTTTACTTGAGGTACCGATGCAAGTCTTCTGTGAAGATACGAAAGAAGAGGGTGCTCCTCAGTCAGGTAATGATTGGGAAGTTATCCAAGAGCAAGATTTACAGGATAAGAAAGTAGATCCTCGTCTTGCCGGACTTGCTAAGTTTTTTGAAAATGAGTAA
- the rpmF gene encoding 50S ribosomal protein L32, whose amino-acid sequence MAVPFRRTSKTAKRKRRTHFKLQVPGMVECPNCGEMKLAHRVCSACGTYKGKEVVSN is encoded by the coding sequence ATGGCTGTACCTTTTAGAAGAACATCTAAAACTGCAAAGAGAAAACGTCGTACACATTTTAAATTACAAGTGCCTGGTATGGTAGAATGCCCTAACTGTGGTGAAATGAAACTTGCTCACCGTGTATGCAGCGCTTGCGGAACATACAAAGGGAAAGAAGTTGTAAGCAACTAA
- a CDS encoding DUF523 domain-containing protein produces the protein MIVVSSCLAGLRVRYNGTDCLNDNVEKLLKMKEVKTVCPELMGGFSTPREPAEIIGGNGYDVIDGNAIVKDASGNDVTQMYIDGAYKTLEFVKSVKAEIVVLKENSPSCGSSHIYTGFFDGTKKEGVGVTTAILRRNGIKVVSEEELL, from the coding sequence GTGATTGTCGTTAGTTCTTGTTTAGCAGGGTTGAGGGTCCGGTATAATGGAACAGATTGTTTGAATGACAACGTGGAAAAGCTGTTGAAAATGAAAGAAGTAAAGACAGTTTGCCCAGAACTAATGGGAGGATTCTCTACTCCGAGGGAACCAGCAGAGATCATTGGCGGAAATGGCTACGATGTTATCGATGGCAATGCAATAGTAAAAGATGCAAGCGGAAATGATGTAACGCAAATGTACATAGATGGAGCTTATAAAACATTAGAATTTGTTAAAAGCGTAAAAGCTGAAATAGTAGTGTTAAAAGAAAATAGTCCTTCATGTGGTAGCAGCCATATATATACTGGCTTTTTTGATGGAACCAAAAAGGAAGGAGTGGGGGTAACCACTGCGATTTTAAGAAGAAATGGTATCAAAGTGGTTTCAGAGGAAGAATTATTATGA
- a CDS encoding RsfA family transcriptional regulator, with protein MTTTRQDAWSKDEDILLAEIVLRHIREGGTQLQAFEEVGKLLSRTSAACGFRWNSYVRKQYKSGIELAKKQRKQLKKTNGTEEFSADEAIVQPSASPAPIQNQFDEMILYLKDLYDKATKWEQENIDSSTVKEKTKELEEKLTLLKKENEELQSELDSMEGAYKALVDLMEKARQMVVFKDEDKLPKG; from the coding sequence ATGACAACAACAAGACAAGATGCTTGGTCAAAAGATGAAGATATTTTGCTTGCCGAAATCGTTCTTCGTCATATTAGAGAAGGCGGTACGCAGCTTCAAGCATTTGAAGAAGTGGGGAAGCTATTATCAAGAACAAGTGCAGCATGTGGATTTCGATGGAATTCATATGTACGCAAACAATATAAATCTGGTATTGAACTTGCCAAAAAACAAAGAAAGCAATTAAAAAAGACAAATGGAACAGAAGAATTTTCTGCAGATGAAGCAATTGTCCAGCCTTCCGCTTCTCCAGCACCAATACAGAATCAATTCGATGAAATGATTCTATATTTAAAAGATTTATATGATAAAGCAACGAAATGGGAGCAAGAAAATATTGATTCTTCCACTGTGAAAGAGAAAACAAAGGAATTGGAAGAAAAACTGACGTTGCTAAAGAAGGAAAATGAAGAGTTACAAAGCGAATTAGACTCTATGGAAGGCGCTTATAAAGCATTAGTTGATTTAATGGAGAAAGCAAGACAAATGGTGGTTTTTAAAGATGAGGATAAATTGCCAAAGGGTTAA
- a CDS encoding 2-dehydropantoate 2-reductase codes for MKIGIIGAGAIGLLCAYQLEEKYDVTLYVRSKNQYEQIKQSGIYYKVKEEKKARTINVRYFEEWNGLEELTIVTVKQYQLAPIYEKMEAFGTQIKAMCFLQNGMSHIEKIKNMEVANVLIGIVEHGAMKEDAHTVIHTGIGATKLACVKGEMEEILVSLTTMTNEVFPFIKEYDYKTMMQKKLVVNSIVNGLTSILQVQNGQLLENGHYAQLANMFMNEVLEILTITEVDKKMYRDYCLDVIRNTALNKSSMLKDIEAGRPTEIDAILGYILEEAKKKQKNAPIASTIYYMIKGKEREGEEFYR; via the coding sequence ATGAAAATTGGAATTATTGGAGCTGGGGCAATTGGCTTATTGTGTGCTTACCAGTTAGAGGAAAAGTATGACGTTACTTTATACGTTCGGTCAAAGAACCAGTATGAGCAAATTAAGCAGAGTGGAATTTATTATAAGGTTAAGGAGGAAAAGAAGGCTCGAACTATAAATGTGCGATATTTTGAAGAGTGGAATGGACTAGAAGAGCTTACGATTGTGACGGTAAAGCAATATCAATTAGCGCCTATTTATGAAAAGATGGAAGCTTTTGGAACGCAAATAAAAGCAATGTGTTTTCTTCAAAATGGAATGAGTCATATAGAGAAAATCAAGAACATGGAAGTTGCTAATGTATTGATTGGAATTGTTGAGCATGGAGCCATGAAGGAAGATGCGCATACGGTAATACATACTGGAATTGGAGCAACAAAATTAGCTTGTGTAAAAGGGGAAATGGAAGAAATACTCGTTTCGCTAACAACAATGACTAATGAAGTTTTTCCGTTCATAAAGGAATATGATTATAAGACGATGATGCAAAAAAAATTAGTGGTAAATAGTATTGTAAATGGTTTAACTAGTATTTTGCAGGTGCAAAATGGTCAGTTATTGGAAAATGGTCACTATGCTCAATTAGCAAATATGTTCATGAATGAAGTGTTAGAGATTTTAACGATAACAGAAGTTGATAAAAAGATGTATCGAGATTATTGTTTGGATGTTATACGAAATACTGCCTTAAATAAATCTTCCATGTTAAAGGATATAGAAGCAGGGAGACCAACGGAAATAGACGCTATTTTGGGTTACATACTAGAGGAAGCTAAAAAGAAACAAAAGAATGCACCAATTGCATCCACTATTTATTATATGATTAAAGGAAAAGAACGAGAAGGAGAGGAGTTTTATCGATGA
- a CDS encoding DUF3397 domain-containing protein — MINVTSQLISFLVVFPIFTLFIVFVISKLITKKQRLSIQLAIDISTIFFILSVHFLIQSIWNTSFLLYIVIFILLIGMLFVIMHWKFKAEIEYKKVFKGIWRVTFLLFFTLYVGLIVYGLLLSILKAMGIV, encoded by the coding sequence ATGATTAATGTAACTTCACAGCTTATTAGTTTTCTCGTTGTTTTTCCGATATTTACATTATTTATTGTTTTTGTTATTAGTAAGCTAATTACAAAAAAACAACGGCTTTCTATTCAGCTAGCAATAGATATTAGCACGATCTTTTTTATTCTGTCTGTACATTTTCTTATTCAATCCATTTGGAATACATCTTTCTTATTATATATTGTTATTTTTATCTTGTTGATTGGAATGTTATTTGTTATTATGCATTGGAAGTTTAAAGCAGAAATCGAATATAAAAAAGTATTTAAAGGGATTTGGCGTGTAACATTTCTGCTTTTTTTCACTTTATATGTTGGATTAATCGTTTACGGTCTTTTACTATCTATATTAAAAGCAATGGGAATAGTGTAA
- the bshC gene encoding bacillithiol biosynthesis cysteine-adding enzyme BshC has protein sequence MEMINLSLPVANKFVTDYLEQKNSTKDFFHYSYLDKGSYEKRVKELEARSFMRNDVADYIEAYMKNFPQSDKVRHSIAKLRMENSVVVIGGQQAGVLTGPLYSIHKVISIILLAKQKEEELDIPVVPVFWVAGEDHDYLEINHIYTPSKEKMKKVVFPQRVLDKRMASDIELDKQVCTDWLETIIESYGETDHSQSLLQLLQKAVDESTTIVDFFSYLTMSLFKDYGLLLVDSGDKEIRKLEKEIFLKQINEFQQLADAVSTQQKLVQENGYSLVIEMAENPVNLFYYDDTEQERVLLQYDERGNRFVGKDKIVSFTFDELKEIASEFPQKLSNNVVTRPITQDLLFPTLAFIGGPGEIAYWAELKKAFEHLEIKMPPVVPRLNITLLERSVEADIEELKLSMKDVLINGTSEKCAQFLQSVSNEKIARLLSEVKDVIETKYNQIEEEIKAGHKGLLPLLEKNEDFLISQVEFMQNKVDDSVKLKHEVIVNKFSRIEQNLKPEGSPQERIWNITYFLNKYGIDILQDVMELPMTFDGTHKVVKL, from the coding sequence ATGGAGATGATAAATCTCTCTTTGCCTGTGGCAAATAAGTTCGTAACAGATTATTTAGAACAAAAGAATAGTACGAAAGATTTTTTTCATTATTCTTATCTTGATAAAGGTAGTTATGAGAAGAGAGTGAAAGAATTAGAAGCAAGATCTTTTATGAGAAATGATGTTGCGGACTATATTGAAGCTTATATGAAAAATTTTCCTCAAAGTGATAAGGTAAGGCATTCCATTGCTAAATTACGAATGGAAAATAGTGTGGTGGTTATTGGCGGGCAGCAAGCAGGAGTATTAACTGGTCCGCTGTATTCGATTCATAAAGTAATTAGTATAATCCTTTTAGCAAAACAAAAAGAAGAAGAATTGGATATCCCGGTCGTCCCTGTATTCTGGGTAGCTGGAGAGGATCATGATTATCTAGAAATCAATCATATATACACACCAAGCAAGGAAAAAATGAAGAAAGTTGTATTTCCACAAAGAGTACTAGATAAAAGAATGGCTTCAGATATAGAACTTGATAAACAGGTCTGTACAGACTGGCTGGAAACAATCATCGAATCTTATGGGGAAACAGATCATTCCCAGTCTTTATTACAACTTTTGCAAAAGGCAGTTGATGAGTCTACAACAATTGTTGACTTCTTTAGTTATTTGACAATGAGCTTATTTAAAGATTATGGGTTGTTACTTGTTGATTCTGGTGATAAAGAAATTCGTAAGTTAGAAAAAGAAATTTTTCTAAAACAAATCAATGAATTTCAACAATTGGCGGATGCAGTGTCCACCCAACAGAAATTAGTACAGGAAAATGGATATTCCCTTGTTATTGAAATGGCAGAGAATCCAGTTAACTTGTTTTATTACGATGATACAGAGCAAGAAAGAGTGTTGCTGCAATATGATGAAAGAGGCAACCGTTTTGTTGGAAAAGACAAAATCGTATCTTTTACATTCGATGAATTAAAAGAAATAGCAAGTGAATTCCCTCAAAAATTAAGTAATAATGTCGTTACAAGGCCAATAACACAAGATCTTCTATTTCCAACGTTAGCGTTTATTGGCGGACCTGGAGAAATTGCTTATTGGGCAGAACTAAAAAAGGCGTTTGAACACTTAGAAATAAAAATGCCACCCGTAGTTCCCCGTCTAAATATTACTCTGTTAGAGAGAAGTGTGGAAGCAGATATAGAAGAACTAAAACTATCTATGAAAGATGTTCTTATAAATGGAACATCGGAAAAATGTGCACAATTTTTACAGTCAGTTTCAAATGAAAAGATTGCTCGGTTGCTAAGTGAGGTTAAAGACGTAATTGAAACCAAATACAATCAGATTGAAGAAGAAATAAAAGCAGGGCATAAAGGTTTATTGCCATTATTGGAAAAAAATGAAGATTTTCTAATCAGTCAAGTAGAATTTATGCAAAATAAAGTTGATGATTCAGTGAAATTAAAACATGAAGTAATAGTGAATAAATTTAGTCGAATCGAACAAAATTTAAAGCCTGAAGGTTCCCCACAAGAAAGAATCTGGAACATTACTTATTTCTTAAATAAATACGGGATTGATATTCTTCAAGATGTTATGGAATTACCAATGACTTTTGATGGAACCCATAAAGTTGTTAAGTTATAA
- the mraZ gene encoding division/cell wall cluster transcriptional repressor MraZ gives MFMGEYHHNVDAKGRIIVPAKFRENLGETFILTRGLDRCLFGYPLTEWEIIEDKLKQLPLTKKDARAFTRFFFSGATECEIDKQGRINIASPLFQYAQLEKECVILGVSNRIEIWDKQEWENYFSESEDSFAEIAENMIGFDI, from the coding sequence ATGTTTATGGGGGAATATCATCATAATGTCGATGCAAAAGGACGTATCATTGTGCCTGCTAAGTTTAGAGAGAACTTAGGTGAAACCTTTATTCTAACCCGTGGCCTCGATCGATGTCTTTTCGGTTACCCACTAACGGAATGGGAGATAATTGAAGACAAGCTTAAGCAATTGCCTTTAACTAAAAAGGATGCTCGAGCATTTACCCGTTTTTTCTTCTCCGGAGCAACAGAATGCGAAATAGATAAACAAGGTCGCATAAATATTGCCTCCCCCTTATTTCAATATGCACAGCTTGAGAAAGAATGTGTTATTCTAGGTGTTTCAAATCGTATTGAAATTTGGGATAAACAAGAGTGGGAAAATTATTTTTCAGAATCAGAGGATTCTTTTGCAGAAATTGCAGAGAATATGATTGGATTCGATATTTAA
- the rsmH gene encoding 16S rRNA (cytosine(1402)-N(4))-methyltransferase RsmH, giving the protein MFNHTTVLLNEAVDALDIKPDGIYVDCTLGGAGHSELILSRLSGSGRLIAFDQDEIAIKNAQEKLAPYKDRLTIVKSNFRYLEEEIHHLGITHVDGILYDLGVSSPQLDTPERGFSYHHDAPLDMRMDNEADVTAYDVVNSWSYESLVKIFFRYGEEKFSKQIARKIEAARETHPIETTGELVELIKEAIPAPARRKGGHPAKRVFQAIRIAVNDELGVFESSLEQAIKLLNTGGRISVITFHSLEDRICKSAFKKASELPPLPPGLPVIPDEFKPELKLVTRKPIVPSEEELEFNNRARSAKLRVAEKQ; this is encoded by the coding sequence ATGTTTAATCATACAACAGTTTTACTAAATGAAGCGGTCGATGCCCTTGATATTAAGCCAGATGGAATTTATGTGGATTGTACATTAGGCGGAGCAGGGCATAGCGAATTAATTCTTTCCAGATTATCAGGTAGTGGAAGATTAATAGCGTTCGATCAAGATGAAATAGCAATAAAAAATGCCCAAGAGAAATTAGCACCATATAAGGACAGATTGACCATTGTCAAAAGTAATTTCCGCTATTTAGAAGAAGAAATTCATCACTTAGGTATTACTCATGTAGATGGGATTCTTTATGATTTAGGTGTTTCTTCCCCGCAATTGGATACCCCTGAGCGTGGATTTAGTTATCACCATGATGCGCCATTAGATATGCGCATGGATAATGAAGCAGATGTGACTGCATATGATGTTGTAAATTCTTGGTCATATGAATCATTAGTTAAAATTTTCTTTCGTTATGGGGAAGAAAAATTCTCCAAACAAATAGCAAGAAAAATTGAGGCAGCAAGAGAAACTCATCCGATCGAAACAACAGGAGAGTTGGTTGAATTAATTAAAGAGGCCATTCCAGCCCCTGCAAGAAGAAAAGGTGGCCACCCTGCTAAAAGAGTGTTTCAAGCGATACGAATTGCAGTCAATGATGAATTAGGAGTATTTGAATCTTCATTAGAGCAAGCGATCAAGTTATTAAATACAGGCGGAAGAATTAGTGTTATCACGTTTCATTCCCTTGAGGACAGAATCTGTAAGTCGGCATTTAAAAAAGCGAGTGAACTGCCGCCATTACCGCCAGGACTTCCAGTCATTCCAGATGAGTTTAAGCCGGAATTGAAATTAGTAACAAGAAAGCCAATTGTTCCATCAGAAGAAGAATTAGAATTTAATAACAGAGCAAGATCAGCAAAATTACGTGTTGCTGAAAAACAATAA